In a single window of the Micromonospora inositola genome:
- the paaD gene encoding 1,2-phenylacetyl-CoA epoxidase subunit PaaD, protein MSDPRAAAAAVVDPEIRVITIDELGILRAVEEDAATGRVVVTITPTYTGCPAMDVIRADIRRALAAAGHPDAEVRTVYSPAWSTDWISDSGRAKLAAAGIAPPAPVRAGNVVPLSLAVRCPRCGSPETEQVSRFGSTACKALWRCRSCSEPFDHVKAL, encoded by the coding sequence GTGAGTGATCCGAGGGCGGCCGCGGCGGCGGTGGTGGATCCGGAGATCCGGGTCATCACCATCGACGAGCTGGGCATTCTGCGGGCGGTCGAGGAGGATGCGGCCACCGGTCGGGTCGTCGTCACCATCACCCCCACCTACACCGGCTGCCCGGCGATGGACGTGATCCGGGCGGACATCCGCCGGGCGCTCGCCGCCGCCGGCCACCCGGACGCCGAGGTCCGCACGGTCTACAGCCCGGCGTGGAGCACCGACTGGATCTCCGACAGCGGCCGGGCGAAGCTCGCCGCCGCCGGTATCGCCCCGCCCGCCCCGGTGCGCGCCGGGAACGTGGTGCCGCTCTCGCTGGCGGTTCGCTGCCCGCGCTGCGGCTCCCCGGAGACCGAGCAGGTCAGCCGCTTCGGCTCCACCGCGTGCAAGGCCCTCTGGCGTTGCCGCTCCTGCTCCGAACCCTTCGACCATGTGAAGGCGCTGTGA
- the paaC gene encoding 1,2-phenylacetyl-CoA epoxidase subunit PaaC, with amino-acid sequence MSTLFDFTLALGDDALIAAQRLGEWTSRAPEMEEDIALANIALDQLGAARLLLTYAGELEGAGRDEDALAFLRDDREFRNCLLVELPNGDFAVTMAKLFFLSACQLPLYTALAGCADERLAAIGAKARKESAYHLDHASLWVKRLGDGTEESHRRMQAAVDEVWPYLHELFAADPAAPVDPATLRAGFDAAVSAVLDEATLARPADGWMPGGGRDGVHTEHLSYLLAEMQVLHRAHPGARW; translated from the coding sequence GTGAGCACGTTGTTCGACTTCACCCTCGCCCTCGGCGACGACGCGCTGATCGCGGCGCAGCGGCTCGGCGAGTGGACCTCCCGCGCGCCGGAGATGGAGGAGGACATCGCGCTGGCCAACATCGCCCTCGACCAGCTCGGCGCGGCCCGGCTGCTGCTGACATACGCGGGTGAGCTGGAGGGCGCCGGCCGGGACGAGGACGCGCTGGCGTTCCTCCGCGACGACCGGGAGTTCCGCAACTGCCTCCTGGTCGAACTGCCCAACGGCGACTTCGCGGTGACCATGGCGAAGCTGTTCTTCCTGTCGGCGTGCCAGCTGCCGCTCTACACCGCGCTGGCGGGCTGCGCCGACGAGCGGCTGGCCGCGATCGGGGCGAAGGCACGCAAGGAGTCCGCTTACCACCTGGACCACGCCTCGCTCTGGGTGAAGCGGCTCGGCGACGGCACCGAGGAGTCGCACCGTCGCATGCAGGCCGCGGTCGACGAGGTCTGGCCGTACCTCCACGAGCTGTTCGCGGCGGACCCGGCGGCGCCGGTCGACCCGGCCACCCTGCGGGCCGGCTTCGACGCCGCCGTCTCCGCCGTGCTCGACGAGGCCACGCTGGCCCGGCCGGCGGACGGCTGGATGCCCGGCGGCGGGCGGGACGGCGTGCACACCGAGCACCTCTCCTACCTGCTCGCCGAGATGCAGGTGTTGCACCGCGCGCACCCCGGAGCCCGCTGGTGA
- the paaB gene encoding 1,2-phenylacetyl-CoA epoxidase subunit PaaB — protein sequence MSERSERTDRLSVSDPSPLWEVFVRARRGLSHTHVGSLHAPDAELALRNARDLYTRRQEGVSIWVVPAGAITASSPDEKDAFFDPAADKVYRHPTFYEVPDGVAHL from the coding sequence GTGAGCGAGCGTAGCGAGCGAACCGATCGGCTCAGCGTGAGCGATCCCTCGCCGTTGTGGGAGGTCTTCGTGCGGGCGCGGCGCGGACTGTCGCACACCCACGTCGGCAGCCTGCACGCCCCCGACGCGGAGCTGGCCCTGCGCAACGCGCGGGACCTCTACACCCGCCGCCAGGAGGGCGTCTCGATCTGGGTCGTGCCGGCGGGCGCGATCACCGCGTCCAGCCCGGACGAGAAGGACGCCTTCTTCGACCCGGCGGCCGACAAGGTCTACCGCCACCCCACCTTCTACGAGGTGCCGGACGGGGTGGCCCACCTGTGA
- the paaA gene encoding 1,2-phenylacetyl-CoA epoxidase subunit PaaA — protein sequence MYGNDFSAPDDAPGGGLLGEVEAAEAALREAAARARRGGPAPDEDLEAYFADVIDADQKIEPRDWVPEAYRKTLIRQIAQHAHSEIIGMQPEANWISRAPSLKRKAILLAKVQDEAGHGLYLYAAAETLGISRDELVELLLNGRQKYSSIFNYPTLTWADVGAIGWLVDGAAIVNQVPLCRCSYGPYARAMIRVCKEESFHQRQGYEILHTLAHGTPGQKAMAQDAVDRWWYPSLAMFGPPDGDSTHSAQSMAWKIKRFSNDELRQRFVDMCVQQAEILGLRIPDPDLRWNDERQAYDYTQPDYDELMQVIKGNGPCNRQRMEHRRRAHADGAWVREAAAAYAAKRAEQKEKVAA from the coding sequence ATGTATGGCAACGACTTCTCCGCGCCGGACGACGCGCCCGGCGGTGGCCTGCTCGGCGAGGTCGAGGCGGCGGAGGCGGCGCTGCGGGAGGCCGCCGCCCGGGCCCGGCGCGGCGGACCGGCCCCCGACGAGGACCTCGAGGCGTACTTCGCGGACGTGATCGACGCCGATCAGAAGATCGAGCCGCGCGACTGGGTGCCCGAGGCGTACCGGAAGACGCTGATCCGGCAGATCGCCCAGCACGCGCACTCCGAGATCATCGGGATGCAGCCCGAGGCGAACTGGATCAGCCGCGCCCCCTCCCTGAAGCGCAAGGCGATCCTGCTGGCCAAGGTGCAGGACGAGGCCGGCCACGGCCTTTACCTCTACGCCGCCGCCGAAACCCTCGGGATCAGCCGCGACGAGCTGGTCGAGCTGCTCCTCAACGGCCGGCAGAAGTACAGCTCGATCTTCAACTACCCGACCCTCACCTGGGCCGACGTGGGCGCGATCGGCTGGCTGGTCGACGGCGCGGCGATCGTCAACCAGGTCCCGCTCTGCCGCTGCTCCTACGGGCCGTACGCCCGGGCGATGATCCGGGTCTGCAAGGAGGAGTCGTTCCACCAGCGCCAGGGGTACGAGATCCTGCACACCCTGGCGCACGGCACCCCTGGGCAGAAGGCAATGGCCCAGGACGCCGTCGACCGCTGGTGGTACCCGTCACTGGCCATGTTCGGCCCGCCGGACGGAGACTCGACGCACTCGGCGCAGTCCATGGCCTGGAAGATCAAGCGCTTCTCCAACGACGAGCTGCGGCAGCGCTTCGTGGACATGTGCGTGCAGCAGGCCGAGATCCTGGGCCTGCGCATCCCCGACCCGGACCTGCGCTGGAACGACGAACGCCAGGCGTACGACTACACCCAGCCCGACTACGACGAGCTGATGCAGGTGATCAAGGGCAACGGGCCGTGCAACCGGCAGCGGATGGAACACCGCCGCCGCGCCCACGCCGACGGCGCCTGGGTCCGCGAGGCCGCCGCCGCGTACGCGGCCAAGCGGGCGGAGCAGAAGGAGAAGGTGGCCGCGTGA
- a CDS encoding serine hydrolase, with protein sequence MAGNRRRPGSHHRSLTFAAVAVTLVGLVLVSLRLVPGSPLRPTAASHSGSTAGRSTNAPTDRSSRPQPTPSPTPSLEPLPFQAQELDLDIKGWYAWSVLDKRTGEIIGSKNMGETSTTASMIKSWIVADYLRRADEAGQTPSDAKLADATRIIRDSDNTRAEQFYNNVGRSASIKRLISTCKLTDSKVAADGGWSRTNLSPRDTARLGLCISDGRAAGPKWTKWLLNEMRLVRGAGDFGIRKAFPTAEQKTIAIKNGWIDRTKEQEMHINCLAIGDTWTMGVMVRYPINMGYEYGMKNCQKITEALLRPAT encoded by the coding sequence ATGGCCGGCAATCGGCGCCGCCCGGGCAGCCACCACCGCTCGCTGACGTTCGCCGCCGTCGCGGTCACCCTGGTCGGCCTGGTCCTCGTGTCGCTGCGGCTGGTCCCCGGCTCGCCGTTGCGGCCCACCGCCGCCTCGCACTCGGGCTCCACGGCCGGGCGGTCCACCAACGCGCCCACCGACCGCAGCAGCCGACCCCAGCCGACTCCGTCGCCGACCCCCTCCCTGGAGCCGCTGCCGTTCCAGGCCCAGGAGCTCGACCTCGACATCAAGGGCTGGTACGCCTGGAGCGTGCTGGACAAGCGGACCGGCGAGATCATCGGTTCGAAGAACATGGGCGAGACCAGCACCACCGCCTCGATGATCAAGTCCTGGATCGTCGCCGACTACCTGCGCCGGGCCGACGAGGCCGGCCAGACGCCGAGCGACGCCAAGCTCGCCGACGCCACCCGGATCATCCGGGACAGCGACAACACCCGGGCCGAGCAGTTCTACAACAACGTCGGCCGGTCGGCCTCGATCAAGCGACTGATCTCGACCTGCAAGCTGACCGACAGCAAGGTGGCCGCGGACGGCGGTTGGAGCCGGACCAACCTCTCCCCCCGGGACACCGCGCGGCTCGGGCTCTGCATCTCCGACGGCCGGGCCGCCGGCCCGAAGTGGACGAAGTGGCTGCTCAACGAGATGCGGCTGGTCCGCGGCGCGGGTGACTTCGGCATCCGCAAGGCATTCCCGACCGCCGAGCAGAAGACCATCGCGATCAAGAACGGCTGGATCGACCGGACCAAGGAGCAGGAGATGCACATCAACTGCCTCGCCATCGGCGACACCTGGACGATGGGCGTGATGGTCCGCTACCCGATCAACATGGGCTACGAGTACGGCATGAAGAACTGCCAGAAGATCACCGAGGCGCTGCTCCGCCCGGCGACCTGA
- a CDS encoding menaquinone biosynthetic enzyme MqnA/MqnD family protein, with protein MADRIARPRVGHIQFLNCLPIYWGLMRSGALLDVDLHKDSPDRLSAALVAGDLDIGPISHVEYLRHADELLLLPDLAVGSDGPVLSVNLVSTKPLAELDGRRVALGSTSRTGVLLAQLLLGERYGVRPEYFRCPPDLTQMLLEADAGVLIGDVALRALYEAPRRGLTVTDLGQAWREWTGLPMVFAVWAVRRDFAAAHPGLVKEVHEAFLRSRDLCLAELDQVAEAAARWEPFDAATLATYFRTLDFSLGERQVAGLREFARRAAALGEAPALPEGGPEFFAG; from the coding sequence ATGGCTGACCGCATCGCCCGCCCCCGTGTCGGACACATCCAGTTCCTGAACTGCCTGCCGATCTACTGGGGATTGATGCGGTCCGGCGCGCTGCTCGACGTCGACCTGCACAAGGACTCGCCGGACCGGCTGAGCGCCGCGCTGGTCGCCGGCGACCTGGACATCGGGCCGATCTCGCACGTGGAGTACCTGCGGCACGCCGACGAGCTGCTGCTCCTGCCGGACCTGGCGGTCGGCAGCGACGGCCCGGTCCTCTCCGTCAACCTGGTCTCCACCAAGCCCCTCGCCGAGCTGGACGGGCGCCGGGTCGCGCTCGGCTCGACCTCCCGGACCGGCGTGCTCCTCGCCCAGCTCCTGCTCGGCGAGCGGTACGGCGTCCGCCCCGAGTACTTCCGGTGCCCACCGGACCTGACCCAGATGCTGCTGGAGGCCGACGCCGGGGTGCTGATCGGCGACGTGGCGCTGCGCGCCCTCTACGAGGCGCCCCGCCGGGGCCTGACGGTCACCGACCTCGGCCAGGCCTGGCGGGAGTGGACCGGCCTGCCGATGGTCTTCGCCGTCTGGGCGGTCCGCCGGGACTTCGCCGCCGCCCACCCCGGCCTGGTCAAGGAGGTGCACGAGGCGTTCCTGCGCTCGCGGGACCTCTGCCTCGCCGAGCTGGACCAGGTCGCCGAGGCGGCCGCCCGGTGGGAGCCGTTCGATGCGGCGACCCTGGCGACCTACTTCCGCACCCTCGATTTCTCCCTGGGCGAGCGGCAGGTGGCCGGCCTGCGCGAGTTCGCCCGGCGGGCCGCCGCGCTCGGTGAGGCCCCGGCCCTGCCCGAGGGCGGCCCCGAGTTCTTCGCCGGCTGA
- a CDS encoding MFS transporter: MSFTSGPSRWSDVWLATATRGISSCGDFLAASALTLALQSAGAGGLAVSALLLAATLPLVALAPLTGRLADRVDSRLLLVVAGLAQAGVCLALAYADDPGLVIALVALLAAGLAVTQPVLSALVPAMVRADDLPRASALNQTAGTLGALAGPALAGLLVGEFGARLPLLVDASSYLALVAAGLLIRTRRGGSRRADPAATGSGATATTWRLRRDPLLVAGIATLAGVIAAVGAINVVEVFFIRETLGSSTTVYGLVTGSWTLGVVLGGWLFARVARRLADDGALLGAGLALLGCCCLAVLASAAVPSAALLVPIWLLGGVANGGDNVFHTLLLARRVPEVARGRAFAVFGAAVQGAGMAGFLVGGLLLELAEPRPLVAGCGVAGLLVVAAVVIPVRRAVRAERAAVARPDDAGAVAGRAAGAELATPTPSR; encoded by the coding sequence ATGTCCTTCACATCTGGTCCGTCGCGCTGGTCGGACGTCTGGCTCGCCACCGCGACCCGGGGCATCTCCAGCTGCGGGGACTTCCTCGCCGCCAGCGCGCTCACGCTGGCCCTGCAGTCTGCCGGGGCGGGCGGTCTGGCCGTCTCGGCGCTGCTGCTCGCGGCGACCCTGCCGTTGGTGGCGCTCGCCCCGCTGACCGGGCGGCTCGCCGACCGGGTGGACAGCCGGCTCCTGCTGGTGGTCGCCGGGCTGGCCCAGGCCGGAGTCTGCCTCGCCCTCGCGTACGCCGATGATCCGGGCCTGGTCATCGCCCTGGTGGCGCTGCTCGCCGCCGGTCTCGCGGTCACCCAGCCGGTGCTCTCCGCCCTGGTGCCGGCCATGGTCCGGGCCGATGACCTGCCCCGGGCCAGCGCCCTCAACCAGACCGCCGGCACCCTCGGCGCGCTCGCCGGGCCGGCGCTGGCCGGGCTGCTGGTCGGCGAGTTCGGCGCCCGCCTGCCGCTGCTCGTCGACGCCAGCAGCTACCTCGCGCTGGTGGCGGCCGGGCTGCTCATCCGCACCCGACGGGGCGGATCCCGACGCGCGGACCCGGCGGCCACCGGGTCCGGGGCGACGGCGACCACCTGGCGGCTGCGCCGAGACCCGCTGCTGGTGGCCGGGATCGCCACCCTCGCCGGGGTGATCGCGGCGGTCGGGGCGATCAACGTGGTCGAGGTCTTCTTCATCCGGGAGACCCTCGGCAGCTCTACCACGGTGTACGGCCTGGTGACCGGCTCGTGGACGCTGGGCGTCGTGCTCGGCGGCTGGCTCTTCGCCCGGGTCGCCCGGCGGCTCGCCGACGACGGTGCGCTGCTCGGGGCCGGCCTGGCCCTGCTCGGCTGCTGCTGTCTCGCCGTCCTGGCGTCGGCGGCGGTGCCGTCCGCCGCGCTGCTCGTGCCGATCTGGCTGCTCGGCGGGGTCGCGAACGGGGGCGACAACGTCTTCCACACCCTGCTGCTCGCCCGCCGGGTCCCCGAGGTGGCCCGGGGTCGGGCGTTCGCCGTGTTCGGCGCGGCGGTCCAAGGCGCCGGGATGGCTGGTTTCCTGGTCGGCGGGCTGCTGCTGGAGCTGGCGGAACCCCGGCCGCTGGTCGCCGGCTGCGGGGTGGCGGGCCTGCTCGTGGTCGCCGCGGTGGTGATCCCGGTCCGCCGGGCGGTCCGCGCCGAGCGGGCGGCCGTGGCCCGACCGGACGACGCCGGCGCGGTGGCCGGCCGCGCGGCGGGTGCGGAGTTGGCCACTCCGACGCCATCCCGGTGA
- a CDS encoding ArsR/SmtB family transcription factor, with protein sequence MTDSRPEQRRVTISDPEVMRALAHPARLAIMEHLGSLEGGATATECAEIAGLSPSATSYHLRALAKFGLIEEAPSRGDARERVWRAFSPSYYVESGPAADSEARAAELALVEAHLARDSQRTRDWIRRAPDEPVEWYQAAWFSDTLLLLTAEELAGLNESIQELTAPYRRRLRVADPPEGARTVAVQYRALPID encoded by the coding sequence ATGACCGACTCCCGTCCCGAGCAGCGCCGAGTGACGATCAGCGATCCGGAGGTGATGCGGGCGCTGGCCCACCCGGCCCGGCTCGCGATCATGGAACACCTCGGCTCGTTGGAGGGTGGTGCGACCGCCACCGAGTGCGCGGAGATCGCCGGACTCTCGCCGAGCGCGACCAGTTACCACCTGCGGGCGCTGGCGAAGTTCGGGTTGATCGAGGAGGCCCCGAGCCGGGGCGACGCCCGGGAGCGGGTGTGGCGGGCGTTCAGCCCGTCGTACTACGTGGAGTCCGGGCCGGCCGCCGACTCGGAGGCGCGCGCGGCGGAGCTGGCCCTGGTGGAGGCCCACCTGGCCCGGGACAGCCAGCGCACCCGGGACTGGATCCGCCGGGCCCCGGACGAGCCGGTCGAGTGGTACCAGGCGGCCTGGTTCAGCGACACGCTGCTGCTGCTCACCGCCGAGGAACTCGCCGGGCTCAACGAGTCGATCCAGGAGCTGACGGCGCCCTACCGACGGCGCCTCCGGGTGGCGGACCCACCGGAGGGCGCCCGCACCGTCGCCGTGCAGTACCGGGCGCTGCCCATCGACTGA
- a CDS encoding HelD family protein, with protein MTLAAEPHRASRPARPDTPPGDDLDTRLAAERTHLDTSRAALRRMRERAEALFAGGEQVAGDPYAAEMLGRTLARRVAELADDPTTPLFFGRLDFGETDPDHAGREYHVGRRHVTDEAGEPLVLDWRAPVSRSFYRASARDPQGVAVRRRFGFSSGLLTSFEDEHLDRGEELGTASRILTAEIERPRVGPMRDIVATIQPEQDELVRADLADSICVQGAPGTGKTAVGLHRAAYLLYLHRERLRRSGVLIVGPNRAFLSYIAAVLPALGEVEVAQATVEDLIAPAPVRAVDDPAVAALKHDVRMAEVLRRAVDAHIGTPTEPIMVSDGSFRWRIGLDPLHRVVEETRREGLPYATGRDRVRARVVGLLQRQSEARRAESPSDAWLRRMAKARPVTAFLDAVWPALTPEGLVHTLLGDPAALAAAADGLLTAEEQALLLGPAATTTATDDTAATGRRGDRTATGTKLGRTPKATKWTAADAVLIDEAAGLIERPAGFGHVVVDEAQDLSPMQCRAIARRSEHGSITLLGDLAQGTAPWAATDWRESLAHLGKPDAVVVPLSVGFRVPAAVVAFANRLLPALAVDVPPAESLRRDGALDVRTVADLTVATVAEVRAALAHDGSVGVIAADDAVDRLRAALADAGVETASADDVATAARVTVVPATLVKGLEYDHVVVVEPAAIVAAEPRGLHRLYVVLTRAVSRLSVLHTAPLPGPLAG; from the coding sequence ATGACCCTTGCCGCAGAACCCCACCGCGCCAGCCGGCCCGCCCGACCCGACACCCCACCCGGCGACGACCTGGACACCCGGCTCGCCGCCGAACGCACCCACCTGGACACCTCCCGGGCGGCGCTGCGCCGGATGCGGGAACGCGCCGAAGCCCTCTTCGCCGGCGGCGAGCAGGTCGCCGGCGACCCGTACGCGGCGGAGATGCTGGGCCGCACCCTCGCCCGGCGGGTCGCCGAACTCGCCGACGACCCGACCACCCCGCTCTTCTTCGGCCGGCTCGACTTCGGCGAGACCGACCCCGACCACGCCGGGCGGGAGTACCACGTCGGGCGGCGGCACGTCACCGACGAGGCGGGCGAGCCGCTGGTGCTGGACTGGCGGGCCCCGGTCTCCCGCTCGTTCTACCGGGCCAGCGCCCGGGACCCGCAGGGCGTCGCGGTACGGCGGCGCTTCGGCTTCAGCAGCGGCCTGCTCACCAGCTTCGAGGACGAGCACCTGGATCGGGGCGAGGAGCTGGGCACGGCCAGCCGGATCCTCACCGCCGAGATCGAGCGCCCCCGCGTCGGGCCGATGCGGGACATCGTCGCCACCATCCAGCCCGAACAGGACGAGCTGGTCCGCGCCGACCTGGCCGACTCGATCTGCGTCCAGGGGGCGCCGGGCACGGGTAAGACCGCCGTCGGACTGCACCGGGCCGCGTACCTGCTCTACCTGCACCGGGAGCGGCTGCGCCGCTCCGGGGTGCTGATCGTCGGGCCGAACCGGGCCTTCCTGTCGTACATCGCGGCGGTGCTGCCGGCACTCGGCGAGGTCGAGGTCGCGCAGGCGACGGTGGAGGACCTGATCGCCCCGGCGCCGGTGCGGGCCGTCGACGACCCGGCCGTCGCGGCCCTCAAGCACGACGTCCGGATGGCCGAGGTGCTGCGCCGCGCGGTCGATGCGCACATCGGTACGCCGACTGAGCCGATCATGGTCTCGGACGGCTCGTTCCGCTGGCGGATCGGCCTCGACCCGCTGCACCGGGTGGTCGAGGAGACCCGCCGGGAGGGGTTACCGTACGCCACCGGCCGGGACCGCGTCCGGGCCCGGGTGGTGGGACTGCTGCAACGCCAGTCCGAGGCGCGCCGCGCCGAGTCGCCCAGCGACGCCTGGCTGCGCCGGATGGCCAAGGCCAGGCCGGTCACCGCCTTCCTCGACGCGGTCTGGCCGGCGCTCACCCCGGAAGGGCTCGTGCACACGCTGCTCGGCGACCCGGCGGCGCTCGCCGCAGCAGCCGACGGGCTGCTCACCGCCGAGGAGCAGGCGCTGCTGCTCGGCCCGGCAGCTACCACGACGGCGACGGACGACACCGCGGCGACCGGACGGCGCGGCGACCGGACCGCGACCGGGACGAAGCTCGGGCGCACCCCGAAGGCCACGAAATGGACCGCCGCCGACGCGGTGCTGATCGACGAGGCGGCCGGGCTGATCGAGCGACCGGCCGGCTTCGGCCACGTGGTGGTCGACGAGGCGCAGGACCTCTCCCCGATGCAGTGCCGGGCCATCGCCCGGCGCAGCGAGCACGGCTCGATCACCCTCCTCGGCGACCTGGCCCAGGGCACCGCGCCGTGGGCCGCCACGGACTGGCGGGAGTCCCTGGCCCACCTCGGCAAGCCGGACGCGGTCGTGGTGCCGCTGAGCGTCGGTTTCCGGGTGCCGGCCGCGGTGGTCGCGTTCGCCAACCGGCTGCTGCCGGCGCTCGCGGTCGACGTACCGCCGGCCGAGTCGCTGCGCCGCGACGGCGCGCTGGATGTGCGTACCGTGGCCGACCTGACCGTGGCGACGGTGGCCGAGGTGCGGGCGGCGCTCGCGCACGACGGCTCGGTCGGCGTGATCGCCGCCGACGACGCGGTGGACCGGCTCCGCGCGGCGCTCGCCGACGCGGGCGTCGAGACCGCGAGCGCCGACGACGTGGCGACCGCGGCGCGCGTCACCGTGGTGCCCGCGACCCTGGTCAAGGGCCTGGAGTACGACCACGTCGTGGTCGTCGAGCCGGCCGCGATCGTCGCGGCGGAACCGCGCGGGCTGCACCGCCTCTACGTGGTGCTGACCCGGGCGGTCTCCCGGCTGTCGGTGCTGCACACCGCGCCGCTGCCCGGCCCGTTGGCCGGCTGA
- a CDS encoding transporter, with amino-acid sequence MEPDDDPPPIDAATAMRLIDAQRAATVQSLEPDPRLHYWPWGVAWLIGFGLFFLRFSPGGRTFLAMPEWLPLTALFVLLGAASVVFAVGSARAYRQVTGESARRGSWYGAAWGLGFLSLFTVAGRVSDSLPHDLAGLLWSALAVGLTGALHMAGGAIWLDRTLFRLGLWLTAINIVGVLAGPGWHALVIALGGGGGMLLAGELSRLRRRDHP; translated from the coding sequence ATGGAGCCCGACGACGACCCGCCCCCGATCGACGCCGCCACCGCGATGCGGCTCATCGACGCGCAGCGGGCGGCCACCGTGCAGAGCCTGGAACCCGACCCACGGCTGCACTACTGGCCCTGGGGAGTCGCCTGGCTGATCGGCTTCGGGCTGTTCTTCCTGCGCTTCTCCCCCGGCGGCCGGACCTTCCTGGCCATGCCGGAGTGGCTTCCCCTGACCGCGCTCTTCGTGCTGCTCGGCGCCGCGTCGGTGGTCTTCGCGGTGGGCAGCGCCCGCGCCTACCGGCAGGTCACCGGGGAGTCCGCCCGGCGCGGCAGCTGGTACGGCGCCGCCTGGGGGCTGGGCTTCCTGAGCCTGTTCACCGTCGCCGGCCGGGTTTCCGACAGCCTTCCGCACGACCTCGCCGGGCTGCTCTGGTCCGCGCTCGCCGTCGGGCTGACCGGCGCCCTGCACATGGCCGGCGGCGCGATCTGGCTCGACCGCACCCTCTTCCGGCTCGGCCTCTGGCTCACCGCGATCAACATCGTGGGGGTGCTCGCCGGACCCGGCTGGCACGCCCTCGTGATCGCCCTCGGAGGCGGCGGCGGGATGCTGCTCGCCGGCGAGCTCAGCCGGCTGCGCCGGCGGGACCACCCGTGA
- a CDS encoding winged helix-turn-helix domain-containing protein, translated as MTELDPVIHAQARLRVVAALSTLGAGDRITFPRLQELLGMTAGNLSVHLRKLEDAGYVEIDKTHRGRTPTTLVRLSSRGRLAFEEYTENIRALLHPADSKETS; from the coding sequence GTGACCGAGCTCGACCCGGTCATCCACGCCCAGGCCCGCCTGCGGGTCGTCGCCGCGCTGTCCACCCTGGGCGCGGGTGACCGCATCACCTTTCCCCGCCTGCAGGAGCTACTCGGCATGACCGCCGGCAACCTCTCCGTCCACCTGCGCAAGTTGGAGGACGCCGGCTACGTCGAGATCGACAAGACCCACCGCGGACGCACCCCGACCACACTGGTCCGCCTCAGCTCGCGCGGTCGCCTGGCGTTCGAGGAGTACACCGAGAACATCCGCGCGCTGCTCCACCCCGCCGACAGCAAGGAGACGTCATGA
- a CDS encoding ABC transporter ATP-binding protein, with product MILARAEQVSRRYGDVLALDRVDLEVHPGELVGLLGPNGAGKSTLINLLVGLRRPTAGRVELLGGDPRDPATRRQLGVTPQETGLPGTLRVGEVVDFVSAHFPDPVPRSELLDRFGLTDLVRRQTGGLSGGQRRRLAVALAFVGRPRLVVLDEPTTGLDVEARRTLWEAIRSFHADGGTVLLSSHYLEEVEALAQRVVVIGRGRVLADDTVDAVRSFVGVRRVSLLADDLPPLPGVVATEHVEGRTHLLTTDADQLIRDLVTAGVAFRELEVRPTSLEEAFLAITAAVEPATAQPTTV from the coding sequence ATGATCCTCGCCCGTGCCGAACAGGTCAGCCGGCGGTACGGCGACGTGCTCGCCCTGGACCGGGTCGACCTGGAGGTCCACCCCGGAGAGCTGGTCGGCCTGCTCGGCCCGAACGGTGCCGGCAAGAGCACCCTGATCAACCTGTTGGTCGGGCTGCGCCGACCCACCGCCGGCCGGGTGGAGCTCCTCGGCGGCGACCCGCGCGACCCGGCGACCCGCCGGCAGCTCGGGGTCACCCCTCAGGAGACCGGCCTGCCCGGCACGCTCCGGGTCGGCGAGGTCGTCGACTTCGTCTCCGCGCACTTCCCCGATCCGGTGCCCCGCAGCGAGCTGCTCGACCGGTTCGGCCTAACCGATCTGGTACGGCGGCAGACCGGCGGCCTCTCCGGCGGCCAACGGCGCCGGCTCGCGGTCGCCCTCGCCTTCGTCGGCCGGCCCCGGCTGGTGGTCCTCGACGAGCCGACCACCGGGCTGGACGTCGAAGCGCGCCGCACCCTGTGGGAGGCGATCCGGTCCTTCCACGCCGACGGCGGCACCGTCCTGCTGAGCAGCCACTACCTGGAGGAGGTGGAGGCGCTGGCCCAGCGGGTCGTGGTGATCGGCCGGGGCCGGGTGCTCGCCGACGACACGGTCGACGCGGTCCGGAGCTTCGTCGGGGTCCGCCGGGTCAGCCTGCTCGCCGACGACCTGCCTCCACTTCCGGGCGTGGTGGCCACCGAACACGTCGAAGGACGTACGCACCTGCTCACCACCGACGCCGACCAGCTGATCCGCGACCTGGTCACCGCCGGGGTGGCGTTCCGCGAGCTGGAGGTGCGCCCCACCTCGCTGGAGGAGGCGTTCCTCGCCATCACCGCGGCCGTCGAGCCGGCCACCGCCCAGCCCACCACCGTCTGA